The Zhihengliuella sp. ISTPL4 genomic interval CCCTGCTGACCCCCGCCGGCCTCGAGGTGCTCGATGCTCTGGGGCCGGTCACGTCCACCGCCGAGGCGGCGAGCGCCGTGTCGCGACTCCGGGCAGCCGGCCACTCCCCCGACCTCGTGTCGGCCGTCGTCAGTCAGGCACATCTGCGCGCCAAGGCCACAGCGAAGTTCGGCCCCTTCGCCGCCCGCATGCTCTTCACCAGGGCGGGCCTCGAGCAGGCCACCCGCCTGGGTGTGGCCGCACGCCACGCCCAGCGGATCCGCCGGGCCGGGCTGACGAGCGTCGCGGACCTCGGCTGCGGGATCGGCGGCGACGCCCTCGCCTTCGCCGGCGCCGGGCTGGCGGTCCACGCCGTCGACGCCGACGAGGTGACCGCCGCGCTCGCGGCCTACAACCTCGCGCCGTTCGGAGGCGATGCCACGGTGCAGCACGCGACGGCGGAGGAGGCGCTCGGCGAGCCGGTGCCCGGTCAGGCGATCTGGATGGACCCCGCCCGCCGCACCTCCGGCCACAACGAGACCAGGCGCGTCTCCGCTGACGACTACTCGCCGTCTCTCGACTGGGCGTTCGCCGTCGCCGCGCAGCGCCCCACCGGGATCAAGCTCGGCCCCGCCCACGATCGCGACGCCCTTCCCGCGGACGCCGAGACGCAGTGGGTGAGCGCCGACGGGAGCGTCGTCGAGCTCGTCGTGTGGTCCAGGGAGCTGGCACGCGAGGGGGTTCGGCGCTCCGCCCTGGTGATCCGTGGCGAGCGCTCGCATGAACTCACCGGGGCCGCGGATGCCGAGGACGCTCCCGTGCGGGCGCTCGGGTCGTTCCTCCATGAGCCGGACGGCGCGGTCATCCGGGCCCGTCTCATCGGCGATGTCGCGCGCAGCCTCGAGGCGGGGATGCTCGATCCGCGCATCGCCTACCTGACCTCCGACGCGGCACTGACGAGTCCGTTCGTGCAGTCCTTCCGCGTCCGGGAGACGCTGCCGATCGCGCCGAAGACGATCAACGCCGCGCTGAAGTCGCACGGCATCGGCCGCCTCGAGATCAAGAAGCGCGGAGTGGACGTCGATCCCGCAGCCTTCCGGCGCAAGCTGACCCTGCGCGGCGATGCGGAAGCCACGCTGATCCTCGCCCGGTTCGGCGATCAGCGCCGAGCGATCCTCGCCGACCGGGTGTCCGCGGCGGACTGACGGAGGTCACCCATCCGGGTCCCGGCCCGGGATATCGACGCGGATCGGATCGCCGGGCGGACCGGTGGTCACGAGATACGACTCGCCCGTCGCCTCGTCGACCACGGCCGGGCCCGAGGTCACGGTGAGGTAGGGCGTCTGCCAGCGGGTGAAAGCCACCTCGATCACGGACGCCGACAGCAACTCCCCGGTCTCCTGATCGACGTCGAGCAGCTGCACGCGGAGTCCCGATTGCACGGCCTCGTCGACCGTGGCGCACTGGCGCGAACCGTCGGCGTCGACGATCAGGCAGCGCTGAGAGGGCCCGCTCTCCGTGCTGCGGTCGCCGAGCCAGACCGGCTGCTCGCGGAAGGACCCGAGGACGGAGAGGTTGAGGTCGTAGCCGTCGCCGACGAGCTCCTCCGCCCTCACGCGCTCCGCCTCACCGAACTGGGCGACGAGCGTGGAGCTGCCTCCCCAGCGCTGAACGCTCACCATCGGCTCGTCGGCGGTGGAGAAGAGCATGACCGCCGTCACGCTGTCGAAGGACAAGGAACCCTCCTCGTCGTCTGCGGCGGAGACCGGAACGGGAAGCGAGGCGTACAGGCCCGTCCCCACCTCCTCCCTCGCCAGGCAGGTCGACTGGGAGTCGACGCCCACGTCGAGGATCAGGCACCGCGTCTCCCCGTCGTCCTGCGTGGCGAACCAGGCGAGAGCCCCCTCCGCCTCCGCCACCGGGCGCACGGAGTCGGGGTCGTAGCCCTCGCCCGCGAGCGCGATCCGCCGCTCCTGCTGCGCCTCCGTCAGGGGGAACGCCTCCGACCGAGGGGCGAACAGCGCCCACCCGGCGCCCACGCCGACCGCGAGGAGCGCCGCCGACGCCATGAGCACCGGGACGAGGCCACGGCGACCCGCGATCGGCACCTCCCTCGGGGAGATGTCGTCGGGGTCGTCGGGCGGGACGTCCGCCGCCCTCGGCCCGCCCTCCGGCGCCGGGAGCGCGTCCCCGGTCTCCTTCTCGTCGTCAGCGCCGGCGGGCGCGGACGGCACCGGCTCCGGCTCCTCGGACGCGGACAGCGCCCTGCGACGGCGCTCGGCCTGAAGCTCCTGCAGGCGGAGCGCTGCGACGGCGTCGAGCCCGCCGTCGCGCCCGTACGCCGCGCGCTCCAGCGCCCGGCGCTCCGCGTCGTCTCCGCTCTGCGACGGGTCAATCCCCTCCTGCACCGACGTCACTCCCCTCTCGGATGATCACGAACGACCCGAAGCCGCCGCTCGGCAGCTCGTAGGTGGTCATGCCGCCGGTCTCCACGTCGGTCACCTGCAAGCGCAGCAGGCCATCGTGCTCCTGCAGCGTCTCCGTCGTCTCGCAGGCTCGCGGTGCGTCGGGAGTCGTCGCCCCGTCGTAGATGAGGCACTGCCGCCCCGTCTCACGCTCGGACGCCGTCCAGATCGGGACGTCGCGGTCGTACCCGACGACCCAGATCGAAGGCGGGTCGAAACCCTCATCGGCCAGACGCTCGGCGGTGCGGCTCTCCGCCTCGTTCGCGTAGGTGAGGCCGCCGCCCTCACCGGACCCGAACTCCGAGACGCCGACGGTCACCGCCGGTTCACCGTCGGCCGTGAGGAGCAGTTGCGCCAGGACCTGTCGCGTGTACTCGTCGTCCCGCTGCGTGGTCACCTCTCCCCACAGCCCTTCCATCTGCACGGCTTCCCGCTGGTTGCAGCTCGGTGTCGTGCTCTCCCCCGCCCCCAGGACCAGGCAGATGCTCGCGCCGCCGTTCTGCGTCGCCACCCAGACGACCGCGTCCTCCTCGGTCGCGACGGCGCGCACCGACCCGGGGTCGTACTTCCCGGATGTGACGAGGTCGGACTGCCACTGCTGCTGCTCGGCACTGAGCGCGACCGCGACGCCGCCACCCCGGCCGAACGCGAGCCAGCCGATGCCGACGCCGACAAGGAGAACCACCACGGCAGCGAGCGCGAGCCCCCCGAGCGAACGCCATCGTCGATCCCGGCCCGCCTCCGCCGTCCCGGCATCGTGCTCGGGGATGCGCGGAGCACCGGCTTCTGGCTCGGAGACCGGCGGCGTGTGGTCTGCCCGCGATTCCCTCCCCTCCTGGGGTGGGTCGGGGCGCGGCTGCTCCGTCGTCGGGGGCGTGGCCGGCCTCTGCCGAGCGTCGTCGAGTTCGCGCAGCCGCGCGGCCTCGGCGGCCGTCAGCCCGCCGGCCCGCCCGAAGGCCTTGCGCTGCAGGGCCCTGCGCTCCTCGACGCCGTCGTCGTCCGCGGTGGCCATCTCTCCTAGCCCAGCCTCTCGAACTGCATGCCGGCCCAGACCAACCAGCCCAGGCTGTACACCGTCGCACACAGCCCGAGCACGAGCGCCCAGCGTGCGATCGCCCGGTTCTCCACGGGGCGCCGGAGGGACATGATGGCGGCGATCACCGCGACGACCGCGACCGGGATCCCCCAGCCCACGAAGAACGAGGCCACGAGCGCGACGATCGCCGCCAGCAGCGCCCACGGAGCCAGCCGGGTATCGTCGACGGCTGCCGGCTCGACCGCGGGCTCCCAGGTGTCGTCCTCCGAACGATCGAGGTCCGGCCCGCTGACCACCACGGGCTCGATGCCGACCGGACCGGTGGGCAGCTTCGTGTACCCCTCCCGCGGCACCCCAGGCAGGCGTGCGGCCCCCGCCGGGCGTTCCACCTGCCCGCTCGCGCGCTCCACTCTCGCGCGCGGAACGGAGTCCCGCGGTCTCGGATCCTGCGGCAGATCGCTCACGCCGGCACCGCCTCCGCGACCTGGATCTCGGTCACCGGAAGGGTCGAGTCGGCGCCGAAGCCGAGGGTCGACGCCGGTCGTCCTGAGGCGATGAGCTCGGCTGCCAGGGCCGCGATCATGGCGCCGTTGTCCGTGCACAGCGACAGCGGAGGAATGCGCACGGTGACGCCGGCCTCGGCGGCTCTCGCCAGGGCGACCTCGCGGAGGCGGCGGTTCGCGATCACTCCGCCGCCGAGGAGCAACCGCGGCACCCCGAGATCCGCGCACGCGGCGAGCGCCTTGGTGACCAGGACGTCGACGACGGCCTCGCGGAAGCTCGCCGCGATGTCGGCGATGGGGAGGTCCCGGGCGTCGCCTCCTGCGGCGGCGTTCTCGGCCTCGAAGCGCTCGACCCAGCGGGCCACAGCGGTCTTCAGCCCGGAGAACGAGAAGTCGTAGCGATGCTTCGCGAGATCGGAAGCGCGGGAGAGCCCGCGCGGGAAGCGGATCGCGTCGGGATCGCCGCCCACCGCCGCCCTGTCGATCTCGGGGCCGCCGGGGTACGGCAGCGACAGCAGTCGAGCGACTTTGTCGAAGGCCTCGCCCGCGGCGTCGTCCACGGTCTCACCGAGCAGCTCCACATCCGTGATGAGGTCACGCACGTGGAGCAGCGAGGTGTGCCCTCCGGAGACCAGCAGCGCGATCGTCGGATACTCCAGCGGTGCCGCCTCCGGGGTCAGGATGTCGGCGGCGATGTGACCGACGAGGTGGTTGACCGCATACAGCGGCTTGTCGAGCGCGACCGCGAGGCCCTTCGCCGCCCCCACGCCGACCATGAGCGCTCCGGCGAGCCCCGGCCCGCTCGTCACGGCCACGGCGTCGAGGTCCGCGAGACGGACGTCGGCCTCGGCGAGCGCGGCGTCGATGGCCGGCTGCAACGCCTCCAGGTGGGCACGGGCGGCGACCTCGGGAACCACGCCGCCGTAGCGGGCGTGCTCGTCCATACTGGAGGCGATCGTGTTGGAGAGCAGGGTGCGACCGCGCACGATCCCGATGCCGGTCTCGTCGCAGCTCGTCTCGATGCCGAGCACCAGGGGCTCACTCATGCGGTCGCCTCCTCCGGCGTTTCGGCGGGCGCCGGGTGGCGGCGCAGGTCCAGACGCATCACGATCGCGTCGACGTCGTCCGGCTGATAGTAACGGGGGCGCCTGCCGATCTCCTCGAAGCCCTCCGCGCGGTACAGTCCCTCCGCCGGCGGGTTGTCAGCGCGCACCTCGAGGAAGATCTCCCGGGCCCCGCGGTCCACCGCGGTCTGCAGCAGGGCGCGCAGGAGGGCACGTCCGCGCCCCTGCCCGCGGACATCGGCGAGGAGGGCGATGGTCTGGATGTCGGCATCGGCGTTGCCCTGCAGCGCCCGGACGCCGCCGTACCCGACGACCGCGCCGTCCTCTTCATCGACGAGGTAGCGCCCGTGCGGGCTCGCCAGCTCGCTCGCCATGGTCTCCCGGCTCCACGCATCGGTGGGGAACGAGCGGTTCTCGATGTCCATGATCGCGTCGAGGTCGGCCGGCCCCGCGTCCCGCAGCGTCACGCGCCGACCTTCTTCGGCGCTCCGGGCAGGGTGACGTCCGGGTGCCGCAGGTAGAGCGGCTCCTCCCCGGCGAGGACCCGGCCGGCGGCGAGCGCGCGCGCCCCGACGCGGGCGAGGTCGACCGCGGACAGCGTCGTCACGTCGATGCGACGGAGGCCGGCGAGATGATCGCCGGCATCGGCCGCCCGCACGAGCACCGTGTCGGCGATCGTGCGCGGGATCCCGTCCTCGTCCTGCCCGTCGAACACGGTGACGGCGACCTCGCGCCGGCGGGCATCGGTGACGACGGCGAACGGACCGCTCATCGTCGCCTGGACGGTGAGGGCGGCCGCCGTATGGCTGGGGACCGCGACGACGGGGATGCCGCGGCCGAGGGCGAACGCCCGCGCGGTCGCGATGCCGATCCGCAGTCCGGTGAACGGACCGGGGCCCATGCCGGCCACGACGTGCGTGATGCCATCGGCCCCTCCCTCGCGGAGCACATCCCGCACCAGCTCGCCGATCACCTCGGCGTGCCCGAGCGGGTCGGCGGTGCCGGCCTCGGCACGTCGCGTCCCGTCCGGGTCGATGAGGGCGACGGCGGTGCCTAGGGACGTGTCGACGGCGAGGATCACCCCTCCAGGGTAGTCGTCGCGCGATCGACGACGCCCGAGCTCGACGACCCGCGCGTCAGCCCAGCGGCGCCCGGACCGGGTAGTCCTGACCTTCCAGGATCACCTGCGCGGCCGCGCCCGTGCTCCGGTTCACGACGACCGGGGCGAGCAGGTTGACACTCACGCCGTCGGACGCCGGATGGGCGACCACGAGCACCAGCGCGTCGTCAGGCGAACCGAGCGCGAGATCGGCGACCTGGGCATCCGTGAGGATCGGCGCGTACTCCGCCAGGACGGTGTTCGGGTCGACGAGGTACAGCCGCAGCGCGTCGTCCTCGACCGCCCGCATCGCGAACAGTCCGTCTGCCCCGTCGACCGGTGCGAGGGCGAAGTCCACGTGCGGCGCGAGTCCGGGCGGCGGGGCCGTGAAGGTGAGCGCCGCGGTCATCGCAGGAAGTCCATCAGCGTCGGCTGCAGCACGCGCGCGTTCACGGCGAGCGCCGACCGGTAGACGAGCTCCTGCGCCTGCAGGCGGATGAGCACCTCGACCGAGTCGACGTCCTCGACCGCGGCACGGCGGGACTCGAGGGACACGGAATTCTGCACTGCCGCCTCCTTGGCGCGTTCGATCTGAGCCTGCCGGGTGCCGACCGCGCCCTGCGCGGCGAGCATCGCGGTGCGGCGGTCGTCGATCTCCGCCAGCCGCGGCCCGACGTTGGTGCCGGACCGCAGGTCGGCGACGATGCGGTCGACGAGGGCGAACACCGAGTCGTCGCCGGTGCCGAACACCGCGGCGCCATCCGTGTCGACGCGGACGGCGGCCGCATCGGACACGCGGCGGGTGACCTCGGAGCCGGCGACGCCACTGTAGGAGTAGCCGGCCGCGAAGGCAGCGGTGTCGGACGTGCCGGCGAACACGGACCGCCCGAGCAGCCGCGTGTTGGCCTGGGCGAGCAGCTCGTCGCGGATGCCTTCGAGCTCCACCGCGAGCGCCTCCTTCGCCGTGGCGTCCAGCGCTCCGTCATTGGCCCCCTGCGCGGTCAGGTCCCGCACCCGCGACAGCAGCGACGTGCTGGAGGTGATCGCCGTGTCGGCCGCGGTCACCCAGGCGAGGCCGTCGTCGATGTTGCGGGCGTACTGCTCCGTGCGCCGCTGCTCGGCGTGCAGCGCGAGCGCGGCCGCCGCGGCGGCGGGGTCGTCGGAAGGGGCGGCGAACGCCTTCTGCGAGGTGGCCTGGTCCTGCAGCCGGGCGAGTTCGGACAGGTTCGACTGCAGCTGGCGCATCGCCGTCTGCGTCATGGTGGTCTGGGTCACGCGAGAGATCATGGGGCTCCTCCGATCAGCGTCCGACGACGCCTGTGCGGTTGATGAGGACGTCGAGGGCCTCGTCGACGGCAGTGAGCACACGGGCCGCCGCCTGATAGGCGGTCTGGTAGGTGAGGAGGCTGATCGTCTCCTCATCGCCGTCCACGGCAGCGACCGACTGCTGCGCACCGACGGCGCCGACAGCCGCCGCATCGGACACCTTCGCACGCTGCACGTCGGCCGCGGTGGCGACGCCGAAGCGCGTCACCTGGTCGGTCCACAGCGCGTCCGGAGAGGTCGCGCGCTGCCCGATCTGGGAGATGAGGTCGGCGTTGGTCGCGTCCTTGGCCCCCGCACCCGGGGCGGCGAGGGCGAGGTCGGCCGCCGTGGTGACGGCCACCTGCATCCCGAGCGCGGCGGACCCGGTCGCGGGAAGGGTGAAGAAGTCGCCGCCCTGCTGTCCGGACGCGGTGACGCCGGCGCGGTGCTGCGCGTTGAGCGACTCCGCGAGCGCCGTGGCCACTCGGTCGTAGGTCGCGGCCAGCTGTGCCAGCATCCCTCCGTCAGCGGCGGGGGCGAGCACCGCGAGCGAGCCGCCGAGTTCTCCATCGTCGACGATGAGGGGCAGATCCGGTACCGACTCCCACACGACACCGACGCGCGGTGCGCCGTCGATCGTCGCCGCGCCGGTCAGTGCGAGATGACGGGCGTCTCCCCCGGAGACCAGCGCATTGCCTCCGAGCCGGACCGTGAGGGTACCGTCCGCCTCCAGGGTCGCCGTCCCGCCGGCGAGCCGTGCGACGTCTTCCGCGAGCAGGTTGCGGCGGTCGGTGAGCTCGTTGGCCGAGCGTCCCGAGGCCAGAGCCTCGCGGATCTCGGTGTTCAGCACCGCGATCTGGTCGGCGGCCGCGTTGACCTGGCTGACGGTCCGCTCCGCGGTCCCGCGGACGGCCGTCCATTGCGCGGCGACCGTACGGTAGCCGCCGGAGATGTGGGAGGCGAGCTCCTTCGCGGACTCCAGGACGCTCGCGGCGGCGGCCCCGGAGTCCGGGCTGTTGGCGAGGTCCTGCCACCCCGCCCAGAAGTTCGTCAGCCGGTTCGCGAGGCCTTTGTCGGTCGGCTCCGCGAGCGCCGACTCGGCGGTCGTCGCGGCGAGCGCTCGCGTCGCCCAGTAGCCGGAGGCGCCGAGGGTGTCGCGAACCCGGGCGTCGAGCAGCGCGTCTCCGAGGCGGGATACCCCGTCGATGGAGACGCCGTGTCCGGGGAGCGCGCCCATGCTGAAGCGGCCCGTCTGCGCGACGGCGGCGATCGCGGAGGTCTCGACGCGCTGCCGCGTGTACCCCTCGGTCTTCTGGTTGGCGATGTTCTGCCCGACCACGTCCATACCCCGCCGTGCGGCGGCGAGGCCGCTGGCGGCGGTGGTCAGTCCACTGAAGGTCGACATGAATCCCTCTCGGTCACATCTCGGTGTCGATGATGCGGGCGGCGTCCTCGCGGGTGCGGTCGCCGCGGGTGGTGTACTCGCCGCTCTCCTGCCCGAGAGCGGCGATGGTCTCCTGGGTGGCGCGGAGCACCCCGCTGAGCTGCTCCGCGGCGGCGTCGCGCATCTGCTCGACCTCCGCGGTCAGCTTCACCAGCGCGCGCATGTGATCGGTGAAGACGTCGCCCCAGGCTCCGTCCGGGGCGTGCTCGATGAGCTGGGTGATCGTCGCGTCCTGCGGAGCCCCCCACTCCTCGGCGACGCCGGCGACCTCGACGGCCCTCGACAGCCCGGCGGCACGGAGGCGGTCGAGCACCTGGTCGATCTCGCGGGCCGCGAACTGGATCCAGTGCGACCGGCCGGCCGCGAGCAGCAGTTGCTGCTCATCCAGCTTGAAAAGCAGCATCTCGAGCAGCTCCCGCTCCCGCCAGAGCTGCATCGATAGTTCGTTGGCTCCCATGATCCCCTTTGTCCCCAGCGATCCCCCGCCCCACGCAGGTGCGATCGGCCCGCTTGTTAACGGTTCATAAATCTCTATCGGCCACCGCGCCCCTAAGGTTACTATGTGGTTTGGCGGCGGCTAGTGCTCCCCATGGACAGATCCCGGACCTTGTGATATGTCCATCTACCCCTCGCCATGAGCTTCCGGAGTGCATCCAGAGAGGTGGATCATCCCCCATGTCGTCGCGCGCTGAGCGCAACCGCCTCGTCGAGGCCAACCTCCCCCTGGTCGGCTACCTCGCTGCAGACACCCATGCTCGGGCTACCCATATCCCCCGCGAAGAGCTCGCCGCCGTCGGCGCGCTCGCCCTCGTGACCGCCGCCGACGCCTATGACCCCGCGCTCGGAGTCCCGTTCGGCGCGTACGCCCGCCGGCGCATCCTCGGCGCGTTCGCCGACGAGATGCGCGCCATGGACTGGGCATCCCGTGGCATCCGCAAACGCATCAAGGAGACCGTGGCCGTCCGCGACACGCTCACCGCCGCTCTCGGTCGCACCGCGACCGCCACCGAGATCGCCACCGCGATGGGCTCGCCCAAGGAAGCCGTCGTCGAGGCCCTCGCCGACGCCGCGCGTACCGTCTCCCCGCTCGACGACCCCGCCACGCGGGACCTCGTCGCCGACATCCCGCTGCCGGAGGAGTCCGCGATGGTCGGCGAACGGCGCGAGGTGCTCGAACATGCCATCGGCGCGCTCCCCGAGCGCATGCGGCGCATCATCGTGGCCGTCTACATCGAGGAGCGGCCGGTGAAGGAGATCGCCGAGGAGCTCGGCGTGACCCACTCGGCCGTCTCGCAGCAGCGGTCGGAGGCCGTGCGCCTGCTCCGCGATGCCCTCGACCGGTACTTCGCCGAGGGCGGCACCGAGACCACGACCACCACCCGCGTCTCGCCCGCCGCCCGCGACGCCTACTTCGGCCGCATCGCCGAAGCTGCCAGCGTCCGGATCGGCGACGTCTTCCGCGCCGCCGCCCCCGCCTAACGCGTCCGCATCCTCCGCCGATAGGTCAGGGCAGGAGACCACGGATGGTCTCCCGTTCAACACATCACGGAGGAAACCCTCATGGGTATGCAGATCAACACCAACGTGGGCGCGCTCAACGCCTACCGCAACCTGTCCAACACGCAGAACGACCTGTCGAAGTCGCTCGAGAAGCTCTCGAGCGGTCTGCGCATCAACCGTGCCGCGGACGACGCCGCCGGCCTCGCGATCTCCGAGGGCCTGCGCTCGCAGGTCAACGGCCTGAACGTCGCGGCCCGCAACGCACAGGACGGCATCTCGGTCATCCAGACCGCAGAAGGCGCCCTGACCGAGGTGCACTCCATCCTGCAGCGCGTGCGCGACCTGACCAACCAGGGCGCGAACGACTCGAACAACGCGAAGTCGCGCGAGGCCATCCAGACCGAGATCGGCGCCCTGGCCGATGAGCTCACCCGGATCGCCGACAGCACGAACTTCAACGGCATCAAGCTGCTCTCCGGCGGCACGACGCTGACGTTCCAGGTGGGTGCGGGCGCGGTCGCCGCCGAGGACCAGATCTCGGTCGCGCTGACCGACTTCGACGGCCTCGGTGCCGCGATCGACACTCTCGCGGCCGGCATGACGGACGCGGCGTCGTACGGTGCGGCGCTCGCCGGCATCGACACGCAGATCCAGGCGGTCTCGACCGCACGCGCCGGCTACGGTGCGCTGCAGAACCGCTTCGAGTCGACCATCAACAGCCTCAACGTGTCGGCCGAGAACCTCGCCGCCGCCGAGAGCCGTATCCGCGACACCGACATGGCGTCCGAGATGGTCAAGTTCACGTCGGCGAACATCCTGTCGCAGGCGGGAACGGCGATGCTGGCCCAGGCCAACCAGGCCAACCAGGGCGTGCTCCAGCTGCTGCGCTGATCCGCGCCGCCGCACGGAAGCACTCCGGGGGTCCGGGTGACGGCTTCGGCCGTCACCCGGACCCCGCCGCACACAGAAGGGAAGCCGCATGTCGCTCTCGCTCGACGGCCTCGTGTCGGGGCTCAAGACCACCGAGGTCATCAAGGCGCTCATGGACGTGCACGCCATCCCCCGCACGCTGCTCAAGGCCAAGATCGACGACAAGAACGTCGTCATGACGCAGCTGCGGACCCTCAACACGGCCGTGCAGAACCTCGCCGCCGCCGCCGAGAAGGCCG includes:
- the flgL gene encoding flagellar hook-associated protein FlgL, translated to MISRVTQTTMTQTAMRQLQSNLSELARLQDQATSQKAFAAPSDDPAAAAAALALHAEQRRTEQYARNIDDGLAWVTAADTAITSSTSLLSRVRDLTAQGANDGALDATAKEALAVELEGIRDELLAQANTRLLGRSVFAGTSDTAAFAAGYSYSGVAGSEVTRRVSDAAAVRVDTDGAAVFGTGDDSVFALVDRIVADLRSGTNVGPRLAEIDDRRTAMLAAQGAVGTRQAQIERAKEAAVQNSVSLESRRAAVEDVDSVEVLIRLQAQELVYRSALAVNARVLQPTLMDFLR
- a CDS encoding THUMP-like domain-containing protein yields the protein MEMSELRALLTPAGLEVLDALGPVTSTAEAASAVSRLRAAGHSPDLVSAVVSQAHLRAKATAKFGPFAARMLFTRAGLEQATRLGVAARHAQRIRRAGLTSVADLGCGIGGDALAFAGAGLAVHAVDADEVTAALAAYNLAPFGGDATVQHATAEEALGEPVPGQAIWMDPARRTSGHNETRRVSADDYSPSLDWAFAVAAQRPTGIKLGPAHDRDALPADAETQWVSADGSVVELVVWSRELAREGVRRSALVIRGERSHELTGAADAEDAPVRALGSFLHEPDGAVIRARLIGDVARSLEAGMLDPRIAYLTSDAALTSPFVQSFRVRETLPIAPKTINAALKSHGIGRLEIKKRGVDVDPAAFRRKLTLRGDAEATLILARFGDQRRAILADRVSAAD
- a CDS encoding sigma-70 family RNA polymerase sigma factor, with protein sequence MSSRAERNRLVEANLPLVGYLAADTHARATHIPREELAAVGALALVTAADAYDPALGVPFGAYARRRILGAFADEMRAMDWASRGIRKRIKETVAVRDTLTAALGRTATATEIATAMGSPKEAVVEALADAARTVSPLDDPATRDLVADIPLPEESAMVGERREVLEHAIGALPERMRRIIVAVYIEERPVKEIAEELGVTHSAVSQQRSEAVRLLRDALDRYFAEGGTETTTTTRVSPAARDAYFGRIAEAASVRIGDVFRAAAPA
- a CDS encoding flagellin N-terminal helical domain-containing protein, which gives rise to MGMQINTNVGALNAYRNLSNTQNDLSKSLEKLSSGLRINRAADDAAGLAISEGLRSQVNGLNVAARNAQDGISVIQTAEGALTEVHSILQRVRDLTNQGANDSNNAKSREAIQTEIGALADELTRIADSTNFNGIKLLSGGTTLTFQVGAGAVAAEDQISVALTDFDGLGAAIDTLAAGMTDAASYGAALAGIDTQIQAVSTARAGYGALQNRFESTINSLNVSAENLAAAESRIRDTDMASEMVKFTSANILSQAGTAMLAQANQANQGVLQLLR
- the tsaD gene encoding tRNA (adenosine(37)-N6)-threonylcarbamoyltransferase complex transferase subunit TsaD codes for the protein MSEPLVLGIETSCDETGIGIVRGRTLLSNTIASSMDEHARYGGVVPEVAARAHLEALQPAIDAALAEADVRLADLDAVAVTSGPGLAGALMVGVGAAKGLAVALDKPLYAVNHLVGHIAADILTPEAAPLEYPTIALLVSGGHTSLLHVRDLITDVELLGETVDDAAGEAFDKVARLLSLPYPGGPEIDRAAVGGDPDAIRFPRGLSRASDLAKHRYDFSFSGLKTAVARWVERFEAENAAAGGDARDLPIADIAASFREAVVDVLVTKALAACADLGVPRLLLGGGVIANRRLREVALARAAEAGVTVRIPPLSLCTDNGAMIAALAAELIASGRPASTLGFGADSTLPVTEIQVAEAVPA
- the tsaB gene encoding tRNA (adenosine(37)-N6)-threonylcarbamoyltransferase complex dimerization subunit type 1 TsaB, producing the protein MILAVDTSLGTAVALIDPDGTRRAEAGTADPLGHAEVIGELVRDVLREGGADGITHVVAGMGPGPFTGLRIGIATARAFALGRGIPVVAVPSHTAAALTVQATMSGPFAVVTDARRREVAVTVFDGQDEDGIPRTIADTVLVRAADAGDHLAGLRRIDVTTLSAVDLARVGARALAAGRVLAGEEPLYLRHPDVTLPGAPKKVGA
- the flgN gene encoding flagellar export chaperone FlgN — its product is MGANELSMQLWRERELLEMLLFKLDEQQLLLAAGRSHWIQFAAREIDQVLDRLRAAGLSRAVEVAGVAEEWGAPQDATITQLIEHAPDGAWGDVFTDHMRALVKLTAEVEQMRDAAAEQLSGVLRATQETIAALGQESGEYTTRGDRTREDAARIIDTEM
- the flgK gene encoding flagellar hook-associated protein FlgK, which gives rise to MSTFSGLTTAASGLAAARRGMDVVGQNIANQKTEGYTRQRVETSAIAAVAQTGRFSMGALPGHGVSIDGVSRLGDALLDARVRDTLGASGYWATRALAATTAESALAEPTDKGLANRLTNFWAGWQDLANSPDSGAAAASVLESAKELASHISGGYRTVAAQWTAVRGTAERTVSQVNAAADQIAVLNTEIREALASGRSANELTDRRNLLAEDVARLAGGTATLEADGTLTVRLGGNALVSGGDARHLALTGAATIDGAPRVGVVWESVPDLPLIVDDGELGGSLAVLAPAADGGMLAQLAATYDRVATALAESLNAQHRAGVTASGQQGGDFFTLPATGSAALGMQVAVTTAADLALAAPGAGAKDATNADLISQIGQRATSPDALWTDQVTRFGVATAADVQRAKVSDAAAVGAVGAQQSVAAVDGDEETISLLTYQTAYQAAARVLTAVDEALDVLINRTGVVGR
- a CDS encoding flagellar assembly protein FliW, which encodes MTAALTFTAPPPGLAPHVDFALAPVDGADGLFAMRAVEDDALRLYLVDPNTVLAEYAPILTDAQVADLALGSPDDALVLVVAHPASDGVSVNLLAPVVVNRSTGAAAQVILEGQDYPVRAPLG
- the rimI gene encoding ribosomal protein S18-alanine N-acetyltransferase, with translation MTLRDAGPADLDAIMDIENRSFPTDAWSRETMASELASPHGRYLVDEEDGAVVGYGGVRALQGNADADIQTIALLADVRGQGRGRALLRALLQTAVDRGAREIFLEVRADNPPAEGLYRAEGFEEIGRRPRYYQPDDVDAIVMRLDLRRHPAPAETPEEATA